The following proteins are co-located in the Massilia litorea genome:
- a CDS encoding NAD(P)/FAD-dependent oxidoreductase — MSELIEHPNGHVFDTLVIGGGPGGLTAAIYLRRFTRNIVVVDKGNSRLCLIPVSHNYPGFPEGVPGGELLVNLTHQLRNYGGDVLHGEITGLRLEDGHFVGDYLDDAGETREIRALTVLLATGVADAGLPIENWREAVACGAVRLCPVCDGYDVMDRRIAVVTNETNPVGHALFMRSFSAEVTLFDRGEKSMLNDEERRQIEAAGVRYIESPLLGVSMSEDMKPILNTADGESREFDVFYPMLGESARSGLASNLGVETAECDKIVVDDHQRTTVPGLYAIGDVVRGLNQIAVAAGQAAIAATAIHNALPWTLRPKKA; from the coding sequence ATGAGCGAACTTATCGAACATCCCAACGGCCACGTCTTCGACACCCTGGTCATCGGCGGCGGCCCCGGCGGACTGACGGCCGCCATCTACCTGCGCCGCTTCACGCGCAACATCGTGGTCGTCGACAAGGGCAACAGCCGCCTGTGCCTGATCCCCGTCTCGCACAACTACCCGGGCTTCCCGGAAGGCGTGCCCGGCGGCGAGCTACTGGTCAACCTGACGCACCAGCTGAGGAACTACGGCGGCGACGTCCTGCACGGCGAGATCACCGGCCTGCGCCTGGAAGACGGGCATTTCGTCGGCGACTACCTCGACGATGCAGGTGAAACCCGGGAGATCCGCGCCCTGACCGTGCTGCTGGCCACGGGCGTTGCGGACGCCGGCCTGCCGATCGAGAACTGGCGCGAAGCCGTGGCCTGCGGCGCGGTGCGCCTGTGCCCGGTGTGCGACGGCTACGACGTGATGGACCGGCGCATCGCCGTCGTCACCAACGAGACCAACCCGGTCGGGCACGCGCTCTTCATGCGCTCGTTCAGCGCGGAGGTCACGCTGTTCGACCGCGGGGAAAAATCGATGCTGAACGACGAAGAGCGCAGGCAGATCGAGGCCGCCGGCGTGCGCTACATCGAGTCGCCGCTGCTGGGCGTGTCGATGAGCGAGGACATGAAACCCATCCTGAATACGGCGGACGGCGAGAGCCGCGAGTTCGACGTGTTCTATCCGATGCTGGGCGAGTCGGCGCGCTCCGGGCTGGCGTCGAACCTGGGCGTGGAGACGGCCGAATGCGACAAGATCGTGGTCGACGACCACCAGCGCACCACGGTGCCGGGCCTGTATGCGATCGGCGACGTGGTGCGCGGCCTGAACCAGATTGCGGTGGCGGCGGGACAGGCGGCGATTGCCGCGACCGCGATTCATAACGCCCTGCCGTGGACCTTGCGGCCGAAGAAGGCGTAA
- a CDS encoding CatA-like O-acetyltransferase — MQNFENRRDRFDLFDRMDSPAVNLCFTLDLPDYRPWCRQHGLPPFHVLLCAVLRSILKIENFRYRVFDGEVIEIDRLMPSFTVVNRHNDLNFALFDWTDDLREFVRRGVAAREQACAMTELNNAYAALSPRQCKDQVFITCIPWLDFTSIQHPTATLGAPDIPSLAWGRFKDGPDGRLLLPFSVQAHHGFVDGFHIHQLAQQVAAELAGFMAGQP; from the coding sequence ATGCAAAACTTTGAAAACCGGCGCGACCGCTTCGACCTCTTCGACCGCATGGACAGCCCTGCGGTCAACCTCTGCTTCACGCTCGACCTGCCCGACTACCGCCCCTGGTGCAGGCAGCACGGCCTGCCGCCCTTCCACGTCCTGCTGTGCGCAGTGCTGCGCTCGATCCTGAAAATCGAGAACTTCCGCTACCGCGTCTTCGACGGCGAGGTCATCGAAATCGACCGCCTGATGCCCTCCTTCACGGTCGTGAATCGGCACAATGACCTGAATTTCGCCCTGTTCGACTGGACCGACGACCTGCGCGAATTCGTCCGCCGCGGCGTGGCGGCGCGCGAGCAGGCCTGCGCGATGACGGAACTGAACAACGCGTACGCGGCCCTGTCGCCGCGCCAGTGCAAGGACCAGGTCTTCATCACCTGCATCCCCTGGCTCGATTTCACCTCCATCCAGCATCCGACGGCGACCCTCGGCGCGCCCGACATTCCCTCGCTGGCCTGGGGCCGCTTCAAGGATGGGCCGGACGGGCGCCTGCTGCTGCCGTTCTCGGTGCAGGCCCATCACGGCTTCGTCGACGGCTTTCATATCCACCAGCTGGCGCAGCAGGTCGCGGCCGAGCTGGCGGGCTTCATGGCCGGGCAGCCGTAA
- a CDS encoding alpha/beta fold hydrolase, with protein MEAQAEARLKSVQCSSPAGLHRIAYKEWGDPANDRVLVCVHGVTRVADDFDALARALCDEYRVVCPDVAGRGRSDRLRDPNLYALPQYVADMVTLVARVTANGDDKVAWFGTSMGGLIGMVLASLPGSPITRMVLNDIGPALDGAALNRIADYIGQDLRFPDYASGARFVREVSASFGPHSDAEWDKLAGDVLRQEPNGEWVRHYDLALAQPFKAMGVERAKQDEAALWRAWDAIACPTLLVRGELSDLLSHATAQEMTTRGPRPQLVEIAGVGHAPTFVHADQIAIARDFLMGH; from the coding sequence ATGGAAGCGCAAGCGGAAGCGAGATTGAAAAGCGTGCAGTGCAGCTCGCCCGCCGGCCTGCACCGGATCGCCTACAAGGAATGGGGCGACCCGGCCAACGATCGCGTGCTTGTCTGCGTGCACGGTGTGACGCGCGTGGCCGACGACTTCGATGCCCTGGCGCGCGCGCTGTGCGACGAATACCGCGTGGTCTGCCCGGACGTCGCAGGGCGCGGGCGCTCGGACCGCCTGCGCGACCCGAACCTGTACGCGCTGCCGCAATACGTGGCCGACATGGTCACGCTGGTGGCACGGGTTACCGCGAACGGCGACGACAAGGTGGCCTGGTTCGGCACCTCGATGGGCGGCCTGATCGGCATGGTGCTGGCGTCGCTCCCGGGATCGCCGATCACGCGCATGGTCCTGAACGACATCGGCCCGGCGCTCGACGGCGCGGCGCTGAACCGGATCGCCGACTATATCGGCCAGGACCTGCGCTTCCCGGACTATGCGAGCGGTGCGCGCTTCGTACGCGAGGTGTCCGCCTCGTTCGGGCCGCACTCGGATGCCGAGTGGGACAAGCTGGCCGGCGACGTGCTGCGCCAGGAGCCGAACGGGGAGTGGGTGCGCCATTACGACCTGGCGCTGGCCCAGCCCTTCAAGGCGATGGGCGTCGAACGGGCGAAGCAGGACGAAGCCGCGCTGTGGCGCGCCTGGGATGCGATTGCCTGTCCCACGCTGCTGGTGCGCGGCGAATTGTCCGACCTGCTGTCGCACGCGACGGCGCAGGAAATGACGACGCGCGGACCGCGTCCGCAACTGGTCGAGATCGCAGGCGTCGGCCATGCGCCGACCTTTGTCCATGCGGACCAGATCGCGATCGCGCGAGATTTTTTAATGGGTCACTGA
- a CDS encoding 3-hydroxybutyrate dehydrogenase: MKSNMLSGKTALVTGSTSGIGLGIARALAEQGANLVFNGFGDAQQIEKLYTDIGQEFGVQTAYHNADMSKSEQIEAMMAFAQEKFGGVDILVNNAGIQHVAAVEDFPTEKWDAIIAINLTSAFHTTRLALPGMKQKNWGRIINLASVHGLVGSAQKSAYVAAKHGLVGFTKVTALETAQTGVTCNAICPGWVLTPLVQKQVDDRAARENVSNDEAKRALLAEKQPSGEFVTPDELGALAVFFCSPAASQVRGVAWNMDGGWAAQ, encoded by the coding sequence ATGAAATCGAATATGCTAAGCGGCAAAACGGCACTGGTCACCGGCTCGACCTCCGGCATCGGCCTCGGTATCGCCCGTGCGCTGGCCGAACAGGGCGCCAACCTGGTCTTCAACGGCTTCGGCGACGCGCAGCAGATCGAGAAGCTGTACACCGACATCGGCCAGGAATTCGGCGTGCAGACCGCCTACCATAACGCCGACATGTCGAAATCCGAGCAAATCGAGGCGATGATGGCCTTCGCGCAGGAGAAATTCGGCGGCGTCGACATCCTCGTCAACAATGCCGGCATCCAGCACGTGGCCGCCGTCGAGGATTTCCCGACCGAGAAATGGGACGCGATCATCGCGATCAACCTGACCTCCGCTTTCCACACCACGCGCCTGGCACTGCCCGGCATGAAGCAGAAAAACTGGGGCCGCATCATCAACCTGGCGTCGGTGCACGGCCTGGTGGGTTCGGCGCAGAAGTCGGCCTACGTCGCGGCCAAGCATGGCCTGGTCGGTTTCACCAAGGTCACCGCGCTGGAGACGGCGCAGACGGGCGTCACCTGCAACGCGATCTGCCCGGGCTGGGTCCTGACCCCGCTCGTGCAAAAACAGGTCGACGACCGCGCCGCGCGCGAGAACGTGTCGAACGACGAGGCCAAGCGCGCGCTGCTGGCCGAGAAGCAGCCGTCGGGCGAATTCGTGACGCCGGACGAACTCGGTGCGCTGGCGGTGTTCTTCTGCTCGCCGGCAGCCAGCCAGGTGCGCGGCGTCGCGTGGAACATGGACGGCGGCTGGGCTGCGCAGTAA
- a CDS encoding RidA family protein, giving the protein MEIKRLHVGKRLSEIAIHNGTVYLAGQIAEDTTQDIEGQTREVLGHVDRLLNEAGSDKTCILMTQIYIADMANFAGMNAVYDEWVASGHTPPRATVEAKLANPACLVEIVVTAALR; this is encoded by the coding sequence ATGGAAATCAAACGACTTCACGTAGGCAAGCGACTCTCCGAGATCGCCATCCACAACGGCACCGTCTACCTGGCCGGCCAGATCGCCGAAGACACCACGCAGGACATCGAGGGCCAGACGCGCGAAGTGCTGGGCCACGTCGACCGCCTGCTCAACGAAGCGGGCAGCGACAAGACCTGCATCCTGATGACGCAGATTTATATCGCCGATATGGCCAACTTCGCCGGCATGAACGCGGTCTATGACGAATGGGTCGCATCGGGCCACACGCCGCCGCGTGCGACCGTCGAAGCAAAGCTTGCCAATCCGGCCTGCCTGGTGGAGATCGTCGTCACCGCCGCACTGCGCTAA
- a CDS encoding MlaE family ABC transporter permease, producing the protein MRRSLHLATRPSLWGLAFLRYLRSWWYMFHLGAIAIVTAFSPSTYRSENRRANRLATARYIHASSWQVLPWFTVLSALISLVIIRIVLVTAMSYGLSRYALEMVVRVLVLELIPLSAALFAALRSGMAFDASSLGLARAGLPTAEVNAEALRRLRRDLVPQVFANAFSVLSLAMVSSTIVLVLAYLNVYGLSPWGMPDYTRTVGRVFDPVVTIGFVLKTVLFGLAVAVIPTAAILELQRYPRRLSSSVQPGALRLLFVLLLIEGASLALKYI; encoded by the coding sequence ATGCGCCGCTCCCTCCACCTCGCCACCCGCCCCAGCCTCTGGGGCCTCGCTTTCCTGCGCTACCTGCGCAGCTGGTGGTACATGTTCCACCTCGGCGCGATCGCCATCGTCACCGCATTCTCGCCCTCGACCTATCGCAGCGAAAACCGCCGCGCCAACCGCCTCGCGACCGCGCGCTACATCCACGCCAGCAGCTGGCAGGTGCTGCCCTGGTTCACGGTGCTCTCGGCCCTGATCAGCCTTGTCATCATCCGCATCGTGCTCGTCACGGCCATGAGCTACGGCCTGTCGCGCTATGCGCTGGAAATGGTGGTGCGGGTGCTGGTGCTGGAACTGATTCCGCTGTCGGCGGCGCTGTTCGCCGCACTCCGCTCCGGCATGGCCTTCGACGCCTCGAGCCTGGGCCTGGCGCGCGCCGGCCTGCCGACCGCCGAGGTGAATGCAGAAGCGCTGCGCCGCCTGCGGCGCGACCTGGTGCCGCAGGTGTTCGCCAACGCGTTCTCGGTGCTCAGCCTCGCCATGGTCAGCTCGACCATCGTGCTGGTGCTGGCCTACCTGAACGTCTACGGCCTGTCGCCCTGGGGCATGCCGGATTACACGCGCACGGTGGGCCGGGTGTTCGACCCGGTCGTCACGATCGGCTTCGTCCTGAAAACCGTGCTGTTCGGGCTGGCCGTGGCCGTGATCCCGACCGCCGCCATCCTCGAACTGCAGCGTTATCCGCGCCGCTTGTCGTCGAGCGTTCAGCCCGGCGCGCTGCGCCTGCTGTTCGTGCTGCTGCTGATCGAAGGCGCTTCGCTGGCCCTCAAATACATTTGA
- a CDS encoding RelA/SpoT family protein: MVSTAALGDATTQLVSGLSPEECVRVQHALDYAAVAYGERACTSGQNAFEFSLGVAGTLAYLRSDVETRIAGLLFELAMFEPQLLETLERLFGAEVASLVRGVQQLIRLRDLTVGQQAVGRGKNAAQQAVAQVETLRKMLLAMATDMRVVLIRLASCVTTLRWFADQKRFDDLTRDYGREVMDLYAPLANRLGIWQLKWELEDLAFRFLEPETYKRIARMLEEKRMAREGFVASSIERLERELQAAGIKAEVSGRPKHIYSIYNKMRGKDLDFSSLYDVRAFRVIVADEKTCYTVLGLVHNIWTPIPAEFDDYIARPKPNGYRSLHTVVTAEDGRPLEVQVRTQEMHNFAEYGVAAHWRYKEEGGSNFKSQKYDEKIAWLRQLLAWKSDVTDVVAAEEDQKEWVEKLKATTLDDRIFVLTPQARVLELPVGATPIDFAYHLHSEVGHRCRGAKIDGVMVPLNTPLKNGQTCEIITAKGPAGSQGPSRDWLSPGYTVSSRTRSKIRAWFHALELAETLAQGRTLVEKSLQREGKTAVNLEALAHKLGFAKVDDLFVAVGKEKFSLRHVEAALHETVEAPPPDDAAVVNKSRASSVEQGAKSGVLVVGTEGLMTMLAKCCKPAPPDPIVGFVTRGKGVSIHRLSCKNFAEMRSKAPERVIQTDWGKGVIETVYPVDIFILAVDRQGLLRDVSDAFLREKINVTGVNTQSTKGQARMVFTAEIGSTAQLQKALAAITEVAGVQEARRQ; this comes from the coding sequence ATGGTATCCACCGCCGCACTCGGCGACGCCACTACCCAGCTGGTCTCGGGACTGAGTCCAGAGGAATGCGTGCGCGTGCAGCATGCGCTCGACTATGCGGCTGTCGCCTATGGCGAGCGGGCCTGCACCTCGGGGCAGAACGCCTTCGAGTTCTCGCTGGGCGTGGCCGGCACCCTGGCCTACCTGCGCAGCGATGTCGAGACGCGCATCGCCGGCCTGCTGTTCGAGCTGGCGATGTTCGAGCCGCAGCTGCTGGAAACGCTCGAGCGGCTGTTCGGCGCCGAGGTGGCGAGCCTGGTGCGCGGTGTGCAGCAGCTGATCCGCCTGCGCGACCTCACCGTCGGCCAGCAGGCCGTCGGGCGCGGCAAGAACGCGGCCCAGCAGGCCGTGGCGCAGGTCGAAACCCTGCGCAAGATGCTGCTCGCGATGGCGACCGACATGCGCGTGGTCCTGATCCGCCTCGCGTCCTGCGTCACCACGCTGCGCTGGTTCGCGGACCAGAAGCGCTTCGACGACCTCACGCGCGACTACGGGCGCGAAGTGATGGACCTGTATGCGCCGCTGGCGAACCGCCTCGGCATCTGGCAGCTGAAATGGGAGCTGGAAGACCTGGCCTTCCGCTTCCTCGAGCCGGAAACGTATAAACGCATCGCCAGGATGCTCGAAGAAAAACGGATGGCGCGCGAAGGGTTCGTCGCGTCTTCCATCGAACGCCTGGAGCGCGAGCTGCAGGCGGCCGGCATCAAGGCCGAGGTCAGCGGACGGCCGAAGCACATCTACAGCATCTATAACAAGATGCGCGGCAAGGACCTGGATTTTTCCTCGCTCTACGACGTGCGCGCCTTCCGCGTGATCGTCGCCGACGAAAAGACCTGCTACACGGTTCTCGGCCTGGTGCACAACATCTGGACCCCGATCCCGGCCGAATTCGACGACTACATCGCGCGCCCGAAGCCGAACGGCTACCGTTCGCTGCACACGGTCGTCACCGCCGAAGACGGGCGGCCGCTGGAGGTGCAGGTGCGCACCCAGGAGATGCACAACTTCGCCGAATACGGCGTCGCTGCGCACTGGCGCTACAAGGAAGAAGGCGGCTCGAATTTCAAGAGCCAGAAATACGACGAGAAGATCGCCTGGCTGCGCCAGCTGCTGGCGTGGAAGAGCGATGTCACGGATGTCGTGGCCGCCGAGGAAGACCAGAAGGAGTGGGTCGAAAAGCTGAAGGCGACGACCCTGGACGACCGCATCTTCGTGCTGACCCCGCAGGCGCGCGTGCTGGAACTGCCCGTAGGCGCGACGCCGATCGACTTCGCCTACCACCTGCACAGCGAAGTCGGCCACCGCTGCCGCGGCGCCAAGATCGACGGCGTGATGGTGCCGCTGAATACCCCGCTGAAGAACGGCCAGACCTGCGAGATCATCACCGCGAAAGGTCCGGCCGGCAGCCAGGGCCCGTCGCGCGACTGGCTCAGCCCCGGCTATACGGTCAGCAGCCGCACGCGTTCGAAGATCCGCGCCTGGTTCCACGCGCTGGAACTGGCCGAGACCCTGGCCCAGGGGCGCACCCTGGTCGAGAAATCCCTGCAGCGCGAGGGCAAGACCGCGGTCAACCTGGAAGCGCTGGCGCATAAACTCGGCTTCGCCAAGGTCGACGATTTGTTCGTCGCGGTCGGCAAGGAAAAATTCAGCCTGCGCCACGTGGAAGCGGCCCTGCACGAAACCGTGGAAGCGCCGCCGCCGGACGACGCGGCCGTCGTCAACAAGAGCCGGGCGTCGAGCGTCGAGCAGGGCGCCAAATCGGGCGTGCTGGTGGTCGGCACCGAGGGCCTGATGACGATGCTCGCCAAGTGCTGCAAGCCGGCGCCGCCGGACCCGATCGTCGGTTTCGTCACGCGCGGGAAGGGCGTCTCGATCCACCGGCTCTCGTGCAAGAACTTCGCGGAGATGCGCAGCAAGGCGCCGGAACGCGTGATCCAGACCGACTGGGGCAAGGGCGTGATCGAGACCGTTTATCCGGTCGACATCTTCATCCTCGCGGTCGACCGCCAGGGACTGCTGCGCGACGTGTCGGACGCGTTCCTGCGCGAGAAGATCAATGTGACGGGCGTGAATACGCAGTCGACCAAGGGTCAGGCGCGCATGGTGTTCACGGCGGAGATCGGGTCGACGGCGCAGTTGCAAAAAGCCCTGGCGGCGATTACCGAGGTGGCGGGCGTGCAGGAGGCGCGGCGTCAATGA
- the thrS gene encoding threonine--tRNA ligase, giving the protein MLNVRLPDGSSRQFDGPVTVAQVATSIAPSLAKAALAGKVDGKVVDTSFLIEQDADLAIVTDKDPEGLDVIRHSTAHLLAYAVKELFPEAQVTIGPVIENGFYYDFSYKRPFTPEDLAKIEKKMAEIAKRDEPVTRRVLPRDEAVAYFKSIGEEYKAEIIASIPANEDVSLYAEGNFTDLCRGPHVPSTGKLKVFKLMKLAGAYWRGDSNNEMLQRVYGTAWAKKEDQEQYLHMLEEAEKRDHRKLGKALDLFHFQEEAPGLIFWHPKGWTIWQQVEQYMRHKYQVNGYDEVKAPQILDVTLWQKTGHWDNYRENMFTTESENRSYALKPMNCPGHVQIYNSGMKSYRDLPLRYGEFGQCHRNESSGALHGIMRVRGFTQDDGHVFCTEEQIESEVTAFHSQAMQVYDDFGFNNIDVKLALRPDSRIGSDEIWDEAEEALRSALRACGVEWTELPGEGAFYGPKIEYHLKDSLGRPWQVGTMQVDFSMPGRLGAEYVAEDNTRKVPVMLHRAIVGSMERFIGILIENYAGALPLWLAPVQVAVLNISDAQADYVKEVQDRLKKAGLRVHADLRNEKITYKIREHSVQKLPYILVVGDKEREANTVAVRARGNVDLGTMSVDALIERLLGEVASKAK; this is encoded by the coding sequence ATGCTTAACGTGCGACTTCCCGATGGCTCCAGCCGTCAGTTCGACGGCCCGGTGACGGTTGCCCAGGTGGCGACCAGCATCGCCCCGAGCCTTGCCAAGGCGGCGCTCGCCGGCAAGGTCGACGGTAAAGTGGTCGACACCTCCTTCCTGATCGAGCAGGATGCCGATCTTGCCATCGTGACCGACAAGGATCCCGAAGGCCTGGACGTGATCCGTCACTCGACCGCCCACCTGCTGGCCTATGCGGTGAAGGAGCTGTTCCCGGAAGCCCAGGTCACGATCGGCCCGGTGATCGAAAACGGCTTCTATTACGACTTCTCGTACAAGCGCCCGTTCACCCCGGAAGACCTGGCGAAGATCGAAAAGAAGATGGCGGAAATCGCCAAGCGCGACGAGCCGGTGACCCGCCGCGTCCTGCCGCGCGACGAGGCCGTCGCCTATTTCAAGTCGATCGGCGAAGAATATAAAGCGGAGATTATCGCCTCGATCCCGGCGAACGAGGATGTCTCGCTGTACGCCGAAGGCAATTTCACCGACCTCTGCCGCGGCCCGCACGTGCCCTCGACCGGCAAGCTGAAAGTGTTCAAGCTGATGAAGCTGGCCGGCGCCTACTGGCGCGGCGACTCGAACAACGAGATGCTGCAGCGCGTCTACGGCACCGCCTGGGCGAAAAAGGAAGACCAGGAGCAATACCTGCACATGCTGGAAGAGGCGGAAAAGCGCGACCACCGGAAACTCGGCAAGGCACTCGACCTGTTCCACTTCCAGGAAGAAGCGCCGGGCCTGATTTTCTGGCATCCGAAGGGCTGGACCATCTGGCAGCAGGTCGAGCAGTACATGCGCCACAAATACCAGGTCAACGGTTACGACGAAGTCAAAGCGCCGCAGATCCTCGACGTCACCCTGTGGCAGAAGACCGGTCACTGGGACAATTATCGCGAGAACATGTTCACGACCGAGTCGGAAAACCGTTCGTATGCATTGAAGCCGATGAACTGCCCGGGCCACGTGCAGATCTATAACTCGGGCATGAAGAGCTACCGCGACCTGCCGCTGCGCTACGGCGAGTTCGGCCAGTGCCACCGCAACGAGTCCTCGGGCGCGCTGCACGGCATCATGCGCGTGCGCGGCTTCACCCAGGACGACGGCCACGTCTTCTGTACCGAAGAGCAGATCGAATCGGAAGTCACCGCCTTCCACTCGCAGGCGATGCAGGTGTACGACGACTTTGGCTTCAACAACATCGACGTCAAGCTGGCCCTGCGTCCGGACAGCCGCATCGGTTCCGACGAGATCTGGGACGAAGCGGAAGAAGCGCTGCGCTCGGCCCTGCGCGCCTGTGGCGTGGAGTGGACGGAACTGCCGGGCGAGGGCGCCTTCTACGGTCCGAAGATCGAGTACCACCTGAAGGATAGCCTCGGCCGTCCATGGCAGGTCGGGACGATGCAGGTCGACTTCTCGATGCCGGGCCGCCTCGGGGCCGAATATGTCGCCGAAGACAACACCCGCAAGGTACCGGTGATGCTGCACCGCGCGATCGTCGGCTCGATGGAGCGCTTCATCGGCATCCTGATCGAGAACTATGCGGGCGCGCTGCCGCTCTGGTTGGCGCCGGTGCAAGTGGCTGTTCTCAACATCTCCGATGCCCAGGCCGATTACGTAAAAGAGGTGCAGGACCGCCTGAAGAAAGCCGGCCTGCGCGTTCACGCTGATTTGCGGAACGAGAAGATTACCTATAAAATACGAGAACATTCCGTCCAAAAGTTGCCATATATTCTAGTTGTTGGCGACAAGGAACGTGAAGCAAACACCGTGGCCGTGCGCGCACGGGGCAATGTCGACTTGGGCACCATGTCCGTCGACGCCCTGATCGAGCGCCTGCTTGGCGAAGTGGCATCGAAAGCCAAATAA
- a CDS encoding MlaD family protein, which translates to MIDTTPDEPAHVETKAMILLGLVSLLIIAFVLYVMYARGVFEPTQKLVLTTENSEGVIPGMDMTFAGFPIGRVRLVDLAKDGKVQIQIDVSKSDAKWLRASSVFTLERSVVGETRLRAFTGVLDDAPLPDGAVRPVLRGDVTAEIPGLVATARSLLNNLESLTQEGSSVAGSLENLQTLTGRLSGKYGLLSGALGDEEAKKFVGTLQRLDGLLAKTDQRLYGKKGVVDDAQAAVVELQGVLQDARGTLKRVDAVLVEAQAVGANARVATEDLGALRGEVDASLRKVNRLVDQINRKWPFAGKNEEIKLP; encoded by the coding sequence ATGATCGATACGACTCCCGACGAACCGGCCCACGTGGAAACCAAGGCGATGATCCTGCTGGGTCTCGTCTCCTTGCTCATCATCGCCTTTGTCCTGTACGTGATGTACGCGCGCGGCGTGTTCGAGCCGACCCAGAAGCTGGTGCTGACGACCGAGAATTCGGAAGGCGTCATCCCCGGCATGGACATGACCTTCGCCGGCTTCCCGATCGGGCGCGTGCGCCTGGTCGACCTGGCGAAGGATGGCAAGGTGCAGATCCAGATCGACGTCTCGAAGTCCGACGCCAAATGGCTGCGGGCCTCGTCCGTCTTCACGCTCGAGCGCAGCGTGGTCGGCGAAACGCGGCTGCGCGCCTTTACCGGCGTGCTCGACGACGCCCCCTTGCCGGACGGCGCGGTGCGTCCCGTCCTGCGCGGCGACGTCACGGCCGAGATTCCGGGACTGGTGGCCACCGCCCGTTCGCTCCTGAACAACCTGGAGAGCCTGACGCAGGAAGGATCGAGCGTAGCCGGCAGCCTGGAGAACCTGCAGACCCTGACCGGCCGCCTGTCCGGGAAATACGGCCTGCTGAGCGGCGCGCTGGGCGACGAGGAAGCGAAGAAATTCGTGGGCACGCTGCAGCGCCTGGACGGGCTGCTGGCGAAAACCGACCAGCGCCTGTATGGCAAGAAGGGCGTCGTCGACGATGCGCAGGCGGCGGTGGTCGAGCTGCAGGGCGTGCTGCAGGATGCGCGCGGCACCCTGAAACGCGTCGACGCGGTGCTGGTCGAGGCCCAGGCGGTCGGCGCGAATGCGCGCGTGGCCACCGAAGACCTGGGCGCGCTGCGCGGCGAAGTCGACGCCAGCCTGCGCAAGGTGAACCGCCTGGTCGACCAGATCAACCGCAAGTGGCCGTTCGCCGGCAAGAACGAGGAGATCAAGCTGCCATGA
- a CDS encoding cation diffusion facilitator family transporter, with product MPSDHATPTSDHLHAHLDGDASHGHFIEARSQKALGIALAMTLLFALIEVVTGFMSNSLALISDAGHMVTDAAALGLALLAQLIAKRPPSSRHSFGFVRAEALAAFVNSLAMLALVAWIVWEAAHRLAHPQAVQGGVVLVVAAIGAAINLIVAWVLSRDSESINTRAALVNVMGDLLGSVAAIAAGAIIYFTGWVRIDPILSIFVSLLILKSTWSILRESYHFLMEGVPHHIDYLQVGADVADVDGVLSVHDLHVWDMSPGHPALIGHLEIRDLAEWPAVLQRVRDMLLEKHGIDHVTLQPEALDGLPLEAGHCKPALTLPGHARR from the coding sequence ATGCCTTCCGATCACGCCACCCCGACTTCCGACCACCTGCACGCCCACCTCGACGGCGACGCCAGCCATGGCCATTTCATCGAGGCGCGCAGCCAGAAGGCGCTCGGCATCGCGCTCGCGATGACCCTGCTGTTCGCGCTGATCGAAGTCGTCACCGGTTTCATGTCGAACTCGCTGGCACTGATCTCGGACGCCGGCCACATGGTCACCGACGCCGCCGCCCTCGGTCTGGCCCTGCTGGCCCAGCTGATCGCCAAGCGCCCGCCCTCCTCGCGCCACTCCTTCGGCTTCGTGCGCGCCGAGGCGCTGGCCGCCTTCGTCAACAGCCTCGCCATGCTGGCCCTGGTGGCCTGGATCGTCTGGGAAGCGGCCCACCGCCTGGCGCATCCGCAAGCCGTGCAGGGCGGCGTGGTGCTGGTCGTGGCCGCGATCGGTGCCGCCATCAACCTGATCGTGGCCTGGGTCCTCTCGCGCGACAGCGAGAGCATCAATACCCGCGCGGCCCTGGTCAACGTGATGGGCGACCTGCTCGGTTCGGTGGCCGCGATCGCCGCCGGCGCCATCATTTACTTTACGGGCTGGGTCCGGATCGACCCCATCCTGTCGATCTTCGTGTCGCTGCTGATCCTGAAATCGACCTGGAGCATCCTGCGCGAGTCCTACCACTTCCTGATGGAGGGCGTGCCGCATCACATCGATTACCTGCAGGTAGGCGCGGACGTGGCCGACGTCGACGGCGTGCTGTCGGTGCACGACCTGCACGTCTGGGACATGTCGCCCGGCCACCCTGCCCTGATCGGCCACCTCGAGATCCGCGACCTGGCCGAATGGCCGGCCGTGCTGCAGCGCGTGCGCGACATGCTGCTTGAAAAGCACGGGATCGACCACGTGACGCTGCAGCCCGAAGCGCTGGACGGGCTGCCCCTCGAGGCCGGGCACTGTAAGCCTGCTCTTACCCTGCCTGGGCACGCGCGCCGATAG